From the genome of Psychroserpens ponticola, one region includes:
- the hemA gene encoding glutamyl-tRNA reductase produces MEHYNMSKGTTFYAIGLSYKKADAEVRGHFSLDETSKLAVLEQAKQNGIESLIVTSTCNRTEIYGFAQHPFQLIQLLCENTKGTVEEFQKVAYVYKNRDAVSHMFRVGSGLDSQILGDFEIISQLKISARFSKKQELLNPFLERLINAVIQASKRIKTETEISSGATSVSFASVQYIMNEIDTVSEKNILLFGTGKIGRNTCENLVKHTKNEHITLINRTKGKAEAIAGKFNLIVKDYANLQEEINTSDILIVATGAQNPTVDKHCIQTTKQLLILDLSIPKNVNENVTDLENVTLVHLDDLSQITDETLERRKAHIPVAEAIIEDVKSDFNAWLETRKFAPTIKALKHKLTDFAVAELDTQRKKMSDFNETQAEVISNNIIQKITNHFAHHLKGDDVSTDDSLELIKKVFQLEATKENV; encoded by the coding sequence ATGGAGCACTACAATATGTCGAAAGGCACTACATTTTATGCAATTGGTTTAAGCTATAAAAAAGCTGATGCTGAAGTGCGTGGTCATTTCAGTTTAGACGAAACATCTAAACTTGCTGTATTAGAGCAAGCAAAACAAAATGGTATTGAAAGTTTAATCGTTACTTCTACGTGTAACAGAACTGAAATTTACGGATTTGCACAACATCCATTTCAATTGATTCAATTGCTTTGCGAAAACACAAAAGGCACTGTTGAAGAGTTTCAAAAAGTTGCTTATGTGTATAAGAACAGAGATGCTGTTTCCCATATGTTTCGTGTTGGTTCTGGATTAGACAGCCAAATTCTTGGTGATTTTGAAATTATAAGTCAGTTAAAAATTAGTGCAAGATTCTCTAAAAAACAGGAATTACTTAATCCTTTTTTAGAGCGATTAATAAACGCAGTTATACAAGCTTCAAAACGTATTAAAACCGAAACCGAAATTTCTTCAGGAGCCACATCTGTTTCATTTGCCTCTGTGCAATATATTATGAATGAAATTGATACGGTTTCAGAAAAGAATATTTTACTATTCGGAACAGGGAAAATTGGAAGAAATACATGTGAGAACTTAGTAAAACATACTAAGAACGAACATATCACTTTAATCAATAGAACTAAAGGTAAGGCTGAAGCGATTGCAGGTAAATTCAATTTAATTGTAAAAGACTACGCCAATCTTCAAGAAGAAATTAACACCTCTGATATTTTAATTGTTGCTACTGGTGCCCAAAACCCAACGGTTGATAAACACTGTATTCAAACAACCAAACAATTATTAATTTTAGATTTATCAATACCAAAGAACGTAAATGAAAATGTGACTGATTTGGAGAATGTGACTTTAGTTCATTTAGATGATTTATCACAAATTACAGATGAAACTTTAGAGCGAAGAAAAGCTCACATTCCTGTAGCTGAAGCAATTATTGAAGATGTCAAATCTGATTTTAATGCATGGTTGGAGACGCGGAAATTTGCACCTACTATTAAAGCTTTAAAACATAAACTTACTGATTTTGCAGTGGCAGAATTAGACACACAACGCAAAAAAATGAGTGACTTTAATGAAACTCAAGCTGAAGTTATTAGTAATAATATCATTCAGAAAATAACAAATCATTTTGCACATCATTTAAAAGGCGATGATGTATCTACAGACGATAGCCTTGAACTCATAAAAAAAGTGTTTCAACTAGAAGCAACTAAAGAGAATGTCTAA